In Drosophila yakuba strain Tai18E2 chromosome 2R, Prin_Dyak_Tai18E2_2.1, whole genome shotgun sequence, a single genomic region encodes these proteins:
- the LOC6531559 gene encoding kinesin-like protein KIF13A isoform X5 — protein MASDKIKVAVRVRPFNRREIELDTKCIVEMEKQQTILQNPPTLEKIERKQPKTFAFDHCFYSSNPEDENFASQETVFDCVGRGILDNAFQGYNACIFAYGQTGSGKSYTMMGSQESKGIIPRLCDQLFSAIANKSTPELMYKVEVSYMEIYNEKVHDLLDPKPNKQSLKVREHNVMGPYVDGLSQLAVTSYQDIDNLMTEGNKSRTVAATNMNAESSRSHAVFSVVLTQILTDQATGVSGEKVSRMSLVDLAGSERAVKTGAVGDRLKEGSNINKSLTTLGLVISKLADQSNGKKSGNDKFVPYRDSVLTWLLKDNLGGNSRTVMVATISPSADNYEETLSTLRYADRAKRIVNHAVVNEDPNARIIRELRHEVETLRSMLKHATGSPVGDVQDKLAESENLMKQISQTWEEKLVKTERIQNERQQALEKMGISVQASGIKVEKNKYYLVNLNADPSLNELLVYYLKDRTLIGGRSISGQQPDIQLSGLGIQPEHCVITIEDSGLYMEPVQGARCFVNGSAAVEKTPLQNGDRILWGNHHFFRVNSPKSNNTSMCASEPQTPAQLIDYNFARDEIMQNELSNDPIQTAIARLERQHEEDKQVALEKQRQEYERQFQQLRNILSPSTPYAPYAPYDPLRMGKITPNTPTSQMRVEKWAQERDEMFRRSLGQLKTDIMRANSLVQEANFLAEEMEKKTKFSVTLQIPPANLSPNRRRGAFVSEPAILVKRTNSGSQIWTMEKLENKLIDMREMYQEHKERVLNGLPLIEPFSDDEFDDKDEDNAKPQDPFYESQENHNLIGVANIFLEVLFHDVKLDYHTPIISQQGEVAGRLQVEIERIAGQMPQDRMCESVSESSGDSRDEYDDPVDPSSNQITCRVTIKCASGLPLSLSNFVFCQYTFWGHQEMVVPVINAESTAHDQNMVFKFEHTQDFTVTINEEFLEHCIEGALSIEVWGHRSAGFSKTKGWEVEQQQAKARSLVDRWAELSRKIELWVEIHELNDNGEYSPVEVTNRNEVLTGGIYQLRQGQQRRVNVRVKPVQNSGTLPIICQSIVNVAIGSVTVRSRLQRPLDSYQEEDLTVLREKWSEALGRRRQYLDQQIQMLIKKEEKNEQERERELSLVHQWVSLTEERNAVLVPAPGSGIPGAPASWEPPSGMEPHVPVLFLNLNGDDLSAQNTNDELSVAGINSILSKEHGHKFYTLQILQHLDKDVCCVASWDSSMHDSQALNRVTEANERVYLILRTTVRLSHPAPMDLVLRKRLSINIKKGQTLTDRLKKFRLVRGENAIWQSGVTYEVVSNIPKASEELEDRESLAQLAASGDDCSASDGETYIEKYTRGVSAVESILTLDRLRQNVAVKELETAHGQPLSMRKTVSVPNFSQAVKDTTNTGSIMRFDASMESLLNVGRSESFADLNNSALGNKFTPAGHSPAGAGGVIRSRHSFGGKGSSDDSPGKAFGIGSISLLSARPTFLNLNLNLNTLRIAPTKPSPATSKLLGMRMTTLHEEPLGGHRSLDEEPEDSYSDSEYAAEYEQERQQNKSMATRSRLTASKTMDSFMDVSSHSNQSYLSYTSSANTNMKHLTGLATLSMSSSTSSGYGSQAVSCNNLSNEDIASMRSMSIDETPDFDRVNSNSPPNRQARVNPFLKDMPKAKIQEQPEPQAKKLQEAFTHPLEQLESRDNAQSDDDECAQLPKNNNNNEDLVKEPNQPAGQTELEEAIPQPESRTEFATDNQNGNRSSDELSHSSEDLLEGDGIVREELPAGKVVRRKKSNTQPPTNGNSINNNNNSTSQAPRINHRASVAKMEGLAAYMDSSIMTSSTEVDEESKDVEVVLPEWIVVGESVLIRPYNTSGVIRFVGTTEFQPGAWIGVELDTPTGKNDGSVKGVQYFQCKPKHGMFVRSDKLMLDKRGKAMRAYKAAEKSNSISKEMSTSMTGSMTRSKSRGDSLNLSARK, from the exons AAATCGAACTGGATACGAAATGTAtcgtggaaatggaaaaacagCAGACTATTCTGCAGAATCCGCCAACACTGGAAAAAATCGAAAG AAAACAACCAAAGACATTTGCATTCGATCACTGCTTTTACTCATCGAACCCCGAGGACGAGAACTTTGCGTCCCAGGAGACTGTATTCGATTGCGTGGGACGTGGAATTCTGGATAATGCATTCCAGGGCTATAATGCGTGCATATTTGCTTACGGCCAGACAG GTTCTGGCAAATCCTACACGATGATGGGCTCCCAGGAGAGCAAGGGCATCATTCCACGTCTGTGTGACCAGCTCTTCTCGGCCATAGCAAACAAATCCACACCAGAGCTTATGTACAAGGTGGAGGTGTCCTACATGGAGATTTATAACGAGAAGGTCCACGATCTGCTCGATCCCAAGCCGAACAAACAGTCGCTCAAGGTTCGCGAGCATAATGTAATGGGCCCGTATGTGGACGGACTGTCGCAGCTGGCTGTGACATCCTATCAGGATATCGACAACCTGATGACCGAGGGCAACAAGTCCCGAACGGTGGCCGCCACCAATATGAACGCCGAGTCGTCGCGCTCCCACGCCGTCTTCTCGGTGGTCCTCACGCAGATACTCACGGATCAGGCGACGGGCGTGAGTGGCGAGAAGGTGTCCCGCATGTCCCTGGTGGATTTGGCTGGCTCCGAGCGGGCTGTGAAAACGGGAGCTGTTGGCGATCGTCTTAAGGAAGGCTCCAACATCAACAA ATCTCTGACCACACTTGGCCTGGTCATCTCCAAGCTGGCCGATCAATCCAATGGCAAGAAGAGCGGTAACGACAAATTCGTTCCCTACCGCGATTCCGTGCTCACCTGGCTCCTAAAAGACAACTTGGGTGGCAACTCCAGGACTGTAATGGTAGCGACAATCTCGCCGTCGGCAGATAACTACGAGGAGACGCTTTCCACGCTGCGTTATGCAGATCGAGCCAAGCGCATTGTTAACCACGCTGTTGTCAACGAAGATCCCAATGCCCGCATCATTCGTGAGCTGCGACACGAGGTGGAGACTCTTAGAAGTATGTTGAAACACGCCACTGGTTCACCGGTGGGCGATGTGCAGGATAAATTGGCGGAGAGCGAGAACCTGATGAAACAGATTTCGCAGACTTGGGAGGAGAAGCTGGTTAAGACAGAACGCATTCAGAACGAACGGCAGCAGGCTCTGGAGAAAATGGGCATTAGTGTACAGGCCAGTGGCATCAAAGTAGAGAAGAACAAGTACTACTTGGTCAATTTAAATGCCGATCCGTCCCTCAACGAGTTGCTGGTCTACTATCTGAAG GATCGCACACTGATTGGCGGACGCAGTATCAGTGGCCAGCAGCCGGATATACAACTTTCCGGTCTCGGAATCCAGCCCGAACACTGTGTGATCACTATCGAGGATAGTGGACTATATATGGAGCCAGTGCAGGGAGCGCGCTGCTTTGTCAACGgatctgctgctgttgaaaaGACACCACTCCAGAACGGCGACCGTATCCTGTGGGGCAACCACCACTTTTTCCGCGTCAACTCGCCGAAGAGTAATAACACTAGTATGTGTGCCTCGGAACCCCAGACGCCGGCGCAACTGATTGATTACAATTTCGCACGCGATGAGATTATGCAGAACGAACTGAGCAACGACCCCATCCAGACGGCCATTGCTCGACTGGAACGTCAGCACGAGGAAGATAAGCAGGTGGCGCTTGAAAAACAACGTCAGGAGTACGAGCGTCAGTTCCAGCAGCTGCGCAATATTCTGTCGCCTAGTACACCATATGCTCCTTACGCTCCTTACGATCCATTGCGCATGGGCAAGATTACTCCAAATACTCCCACCTCGCAGATGCGGGTGGAAAAATGGGCGCAG GAACGAGATGAGATGTTCCGTCGCAGTTTGGGTCAGCTGAAAACGGATATTATGCGTGCGAATTCTCTGGTCCAGGAGGCCAACTTTTTGGCAGAGGAGATGGAGAAGAAGACCAAGTTTTCAGTCACTCTGCAGATTCCGCCAGCCAATTTGAGTCCCAACAGAAGGCGTGGGGCATTTGTCAGCGAACCCGCTATTCTGGTGAAGCGCACAAACTCCGGTAGCCAGATCTGGACGatggaaaagctggaaaacaAGCTGATAGACATGCGCGAGATGTACCAGGAGCACAAGGAGCGCGTTCTAAACGGACTG CCCCTTATAGAGCCATTCTCAGACGACGAGTTCGATGACAAG GACGAGGATAATGCCAAGCCACAGGATCCGTTCTACGAGTCGCAAGAGAACCACAATCTCATTGGTGTGGCCAATATATTCCTGGAGGTTCTGTTTCATGACGTCAAGCTGGACTACCACACGCCGATCATCAGCCAGCAAGGCGAGGTAGCGGGTCGTCTTCAGGTGGAGATCGAACGAATTGCCGGCCAGATGCCACAAGACCGCATGTGCGAGTCCGTCTCAGAATCGTCTGGCGATTCACGGGACGAGTACGATGACCCGGTGGATCCCTCATCCAATCAGATTACCTGCCGTGTGACGATCAAGTGCGCCAGTGGACTGCCATTATCGCTCTCCAACTTTGTCTTTTGCCAGTACACTTTTTGGGGTCACCAAGAGATGGTTGTTCCGGTTATCAATGCTGAATCAACGGCGCACGACCAGAACATGGTGTTTAAGTTCGAACACACCCAGGACTTCACGGTTACCATAAACGAAGAGTTTTTGGAGCATTGCATAGAAGGAGCTCTGTCCATCGAGGTGTGGGGCCATCGGAGTGCCGGCTTCTCCAAGACAAAGGGCTGGGaagtggagcagcagcaagccAAGGCCCGTTCCCTGGTCGATCGCTGGGCGGAGCTGTCGCGGAAGATCGAGCTTTGGGTGGAGATCCACGAGCTTAATGACAACGGCGAATATTCGCCAGTGGAGGTGACCAATCGCAACGAGGTCTTGACCGGTGGCATCTACCAGTTGCGTCAGGGTCAGCAGCGGCGTGTGAATGTACGGGTGAAGCCGGTGCAGAACTCTGGCACCTTGCCCATTATCTGCCAGTCGATTGTGAACGTTGCCATTGGCAGTGTGACAGTTCGATCTCGGCTGCAGCGACCGCTGGATTCTTACCAGGAGGAAGATCTCACCGTGCTGCGCGAGAAGTGGAGCGAAGCACTGGGACGAAGACGTCAATACCTTGACCAACAAATCCAAATGCTTATAAAGAAGGAGGAGAAGAACGAGCAGGAGCGCGAGCGGGAGCTAAGCTTGGTTCATCAGTGGGTCTCGTTGACGGAGGAGCGCAATGCGGTACTGGTGCCAGCTCCTGGCTCAGGCATTCCGGGAGCACCTGCTTCATGGGAGCCGCCGTCCGGAATGGAGCCCCATGTGCCCGTCCTCTTCCTCAACCTTAACGGCGACGATCTGTCGGCACAGAACACCAATGATGAGCTTTCCGTCGCTGGCATCAATTCCATTCTGTCCAAGGAGCATGGACATAAGTTTTACACGCTGCAAATTCTGCAGCACCTGGATAAGGATGTGTGCTGTGTGGCCAGCTGGGACTCTTCGATGCACGACAGTCAGGCCCTGAACCGTGTCACTGAGGCCAACGAGCGAGTCTACCTTATTCTGCGTACCACGGTACGCCTTTCGCATCCAGCGCCCATGGATCTCGTGCTCCGCAAGCGACTGAGCATTAACATCAAGAAGGGACAGACGCTAACTGACCGCCTAAAGAAGTTCCGACTTGTGCGGGGAGAGAACGCCATCTGGCAGAGCGGCGTCACCTATGAGGTGGTCTCTAACATTCCAAAGGCTTCCGAGGAGTTGGAGGACCGCGAGTCCCTTGCGCAGTTGGCTGCCAGCGGAGATGATTGCTCCGCAAGTGATGGCGAAACCTACATAG AGAAATACACGCGCGGTGTTTCGGCGGTGGAGAGCATTCTGACTCTGGATCGACTGCGACAGAATGTGGCGGTCAAGGAGTTGGAAACGGCACATGGTCAGCCGCTCAGCATGCGCAAGACCGTCAGCGTGCCGAACTTCTCACAG GCGGTCAAAGACACCACCAATACCGGGAGT ATTATGCGCTTCGATGCATCGATGGAGTCGCTGCTGAATGTGGGACGATCCGAGTCCTTTGCCGATCTCAATAACAGCGCTTTAGGCAACAAGTTTACCCCAG CAGGTCACAGTCCAGCAGGAGCAGGCGGAGTCATCCGAAGTCGCCACAGCTTTGGAGGCAAAGGAAGCAGCGATGATTCTCCCGGAAAAGCCTTTGGCATTG GCTCAATATCTCTGCTGTCAG CGCGTCCAACATTTTTGAATCTCAATTTGAACTTGAACACTTTGAGAATTGCGCCAACGAAAC CTTCGCCAGCTACTAGTAAGCTGCTGGGCATGCGCATGACCACGTTGCACGAGGAGCCACTGGGCGGACACAGATCTCTCGACGAAGAGCCTGAGGACAGCTACAGCGACTCGGAGTACGCTGCCGAGTACGAGCAGGAGcggcagcaaaacaaaagcatggCCACGCGATCCCGCCTCACGGCTTCCAAGACCATGGACTCATTCATGGACGTCAGCAGCCATTCGAACCAGAGCTACTTGAGTTACACGTCCAGTGCCAACACTAACATGAAGCATCTGACCGGCTTGGCGACGCTGAGCATGAGCTCATCCACCAGCAGCGGCTATGGCTCCCAGGCTGTCTCCTGCAACAATCTGAGCAACGAGGATATTGCTTCAATGCGTTCCATGAGCATTGATGAGACTCCAG ATTTCGATCGAGTCAACTCGAATTCGCCACCAAACCGGCAGGCACGAGTTAACCCCTTCCTCAAGGACATGCCCAAAGCTAAAATACAAGAGCAACCAGAGCCGCAGGCCAAGAAGCTGCAGGAAGCATTCACGCATCCGTTGGAGCAGCTGGAGTCCAGGGACAACGCACAAAGCGACGATGATGAATGCGCGCAACTGCCAaagaataacaacaacaacgaggaCTTGGTAAAGGAGCCGAATCAACCTGCAGGCCAAACGGAGCTGGAAGAAGCTATACCGCAGCCTGAATCACGAACGGAGTTTGCCACAGACAATCAGAACGGCAACAGGTCCTCCGACGAGTTAAGCCACAGTTCCGAGGATCTGCTCGAAGGCGATGGCATCGTCCGGGAAGAGTTGCCCGCCGGAAAGGTGGTGCGGCGCAAGAAGTCCAACACCCAGCCCCCGACCAATGGCAACAgcataaataacaacaacaatagcacAAGCCAGGCACCACGCATCAATCATCGGGCATCGGTGGCCAAAATGGAGGGTCTGGCCGCATACATGGACTCTAGCATTATGACCAGCAGCACTGAAGTTGATG AGGAAAGTAAGGATGTGGAAGTGGTTCTGCCCGAGTGGATTGTGGTGGGCGAGTCAGTGTTAATCCGACCCTATAACACCAGCGGCGTCATCCGCTTTGTGGGGACCACGGAATTCCAACCCGGTGCTTGGATTGGCGTTGAATTGGACACACCGACGGGCAAAAACGACGGCAGCGTGAAGGGCGTTCAGTATTTCCAGTGCAAGCCCAAGCACGGCATGTTTGTGCGCTCCGATAAGTTGATGCTGGACAAGCGTGGCAAGGCGATGCGAGCCTACAAGGCCGCCGAGaagagcaacagcatcagcaaaG agATGAGTACCTCGATGACTGGTTCGATGACACGCTCCAAGAGCCGCGGCGATTCGCTAAACCTTTCGGCGCGTAAATGA